The DNA window ttattttaatcatctCGTTGTCCATGTGGGTCTTGAGACCATTATAATGTGAGTAAACTACTAGTTACTCCTCTTTGTGTAGGGATTTGGATCTCAGAAACTGAAATCTTGTAAGAAATTGAAGACTAGAGCAGTAAGAATGGAACTCACAATCACTCAGCCTGATGATTGGCATCTTCATCTCCGTGATGGCGATCTTCTTCAGGCTGTTGTTCCCCACaggtttatatttatattctccctactatttacatttatatatcaATGGAGTGGTTCTTGTTTGTTCTGAATATATTCCTTCAATTTCCGTTGATGCTTAGTGTTTTGTCTGATGAGAAATGGGTTGTGTACATGTGTGTAGTGCGAGTCATTTTAGGAGAGCGATCGTGATGCCGAATCTGAAGCCCCCTGTGACCTCCACTGCAGCTGCCATTACTTACCGTGAATCTATCATGAAAGCTTTGCCGGTTGGGACCAGCTTTGATCCACTAATGACTCTTTATTTGACTGACAAAACCCAACCTCAGGAGATCAAGCTTGCCAGTAAGTACTTTTCCCATTGTTTCTTCATCATAGtcaaatacatttttatgtATAATGTATCTCGTTTTTTAGGGGAAAGTGGTGTGGTTTATGCGGTGAAGCTGTACCCTGCGGGAGCCACAACTAACTCTCAAGATGGTGTTACAGACCTCTTTGGAAAATGCTTGCCAGTACTAGAAGAGATGGTCAAACAGAACATGCCTCTTCTGGTAAATAAATCACGCTGCAGATTTAGACATTTTTGTCATTTAGACTTTCTTGTCTAAGGAATGTGTTATGGTTAGGTTCATGGAGAGGTCACGGATCCGAGTATTGATGTCTTTGACCGCGAGAAAATCTTCATTGAGACAGTTCTGCAGCCTTTAATCCAACGCCTTCCACAGCTGAAAGTAGTGATGGAACACATCACTACCATGGATGCTGTGAACTTCGTTGAATCTTGCAAAGAAGGTTTTGTAACTTTCTTAAATTTCATTCTCATCTTTTGGTCTTTTGCTAATCTTCCAGTCTCATACCCTTCTGGTTGGCTTCCAGGGTTTGTTGGTGCAACAGTCACACCACAACATCTCCTTCTCAACAGGAACGCTCTTTTCCAAGGTGGATTACAACCGCACAACTACTGCCTTCCCGTTCTCAAAAGAGAGATACACCGTATGCTCTTCACTTTCCCTCTAGATCATCCAGATTTCATTTCCTTATATCTGCTTTCTGAATCTCACTGTGCTTTACTTCTTGTCTACAGGAGAAGCCATTGTTAAGGCTGTAACTAGTGGAAGCAAGAAGTTCTTCCTGGGCACAGACAGTGCTCCACATGAacggagaagaaaagaaacatcATGTGGATGTGCTGGTATTTACAGCGCTCCTGTTGCCCTGTCTCTATACGCCAAGGTCTTTGATGAGGTAACTTCAAACGGTTTACTTTTCCCGGTTTTGGAGTTTCCTTTAATGTTCATATCTTTTACCTCAGGCGGGTGCGCTTGACAAGTTGGAAGCTTTCACAAGCTTCAATGGACCTGATTTCTATGGCCTCCCAAGAAACTCTTCAAAGACCACACTGAAGAAAGCTCCTTGGAAGGTTCCTGAGGTTTTGTCCTTCTCATTTGGAGAGATAGTTCCAATGTTCGCTGGAGAAACTCTTCAATGGCAAGCATCTTTCGAATAATGTGCTGTGTGTGGAGTTGTCTAAACATTTCTCCCAAATTGGAGTTCATGTTGTATCTTTTGAATTGGATTTTGCTATGGCTGAGTTATGCtctgcatttttttttctgaagtaATAAAAGTGAGATACTGACAAATAATGTTTATTTTGTGTgttgaatttgtttttatttgatcaaaaaaaagaatttgtttttatttttcctcCATTGAACCTAATTGACAGTAcaaacctctttttttttttttactcgaAGAAAGTTGAGATACATAGTATCGATAAGAAATCAAAGACaaagaacataaaccaaacaaaataaaacaaagacataaactgagcctaaaacttatttatattcACAACTCTATTCCTTCCACCTTTCGAGAAGAATTCGATATCAATGGAGCTGACCTAAAGAACACATGTCTTGAGCAGTCCCAACCCTGAAGGGAATATCACCAAGCCATATTAGAACCAGCAACATCAGAAACAATCGAGAGGTCAAATCTACACCAACTCCAGCAGCTGCTATCCATGTGAAATTTGCATGACCAGAAACCACCactaaaactaagatacaagGACAAAAGACCTTGAAACGCTACTTGGGAAAACGTCAAAGAAGACCACCAGTTCTTACACGCGGACACTCGCAAGGCAGCCAAGTGACCTACAGAACAAAAAACTGACCACCTCCTCGCAAGAGAAAAACTGAAGATCAAGTTAACTGCTTCGTCTAGAAACGATCTCCCAAAACCACAAAGGTCCAAGATAAGGTCTAGTAGATACCTCCACAGCGaacataaatcacaaaaaacGAACCCAAAAAGCTAACTTAGGATGCAACGAAGTGACTGAAACaacaagaaccaaacaaaagcaatattcccacgacttcaaactaatattaattcaCCACACAAGAACATAAGTTTCGGTGATCGAGATGCTAGAAAAACCATCCTTCCTAGAGACACAAAGCCGACGATAAAGATATTAGAAGAACCATCCCTTCCCGGAGACAGAAAGCCGGCGGTAAAGAGCTTTGAGAGCCTCTTTTCCCAGAGTCTTACCCGTTCCCGGTGGTGGTGAGAACCACCAACCACCGGAGCCGACAGTACAAACCTCAATCAGAGTGTAAAAGCTTAGGAAAAGTATAGTAATTTTGCTTCGTTATAACTATGAATTTTATGATTCATACTTAGCATATTGTTATTTTTCATACTGTAAACAGTATTAATtagaattatatataaacaaaatacttaaaacagtacgaattaaaaaatatataaaatacttaaacatGTACTAAACTTCTAATACACACAAGTGATAGAACAGTAGGTACCTCATTATTTCTTAATATCTCTCTTATTGTCCTCCTTGGATTCTTAGAACATAACTCACCATACCAAGAACAGTAGATCTAGAGGATCCATCATCCCCTGAAAGAACAATGTGGGATTTAATAGATTctgattatttttcaaaatttaaggaTGATGGCTCCGTTTTACCACAAACTCTCAACGATCTTATAAGAAAAACATTGCTTTCAAAATAAGTGTTACTTCCAATAATTTGAAGAGTAAGAAGGCAAATTTTATAGTTGACATAATCACAGATGACGAAGTGATCGTTGAACAGTTTTTGCCTCAGAAATTGTCAAAGGTTTAAATGGAGGATCCCTGATCTTGTGGTAAAATTGATTACCTACCGTGATGTTTGGTGATGATTGCAATATCTTCGAGTGTTTGCTGTTTGAAAATCCTGATCTTTGATTTGATGATGTTTAGTGCGTTATCATATCTTTTGACATTGGATTTGATGCTGTTTAGTGGGTCTGAATCCGTTTTAACAATAAAGAGAGAAATTTTAAACAGGCATATGTTAAAACGGACTCAGACCCACTAAACAACATCAAATCCAATGTCAAAAGATATGATAATGCGCTAAACAACATCAAATCCAAGATCAAGACTTTCAAAAAGCAAACACTCGAAGATAGTGCAACCATCACCAAACATCATGGTAGATAATCAATCTTACCACAAGATCAGAGATCCTCCATTTAAACCTTTCAAACACTCGAACATGCACTTGCTCCCCATGAAGCTGCCATACATCTTCTGGAATCCCTTCAATTGCAAATAGTTGTGTCTATTAATTAGTTCATCCTTTGTAAGGAGAAGATTATTGTCCCATCGTGGCATATGCtctagtttcttttgtttcctttaTATTATCAGGAATATATCCACAACATCATCGGTTCATCAAAAGAAAGCACGGAGATTGAGTAAAATTCCCAAACTTTCTGATCATATTTGTTTCTTAACCTATAAAATATTacgaaaattttggtttttatggtAATATGCAGTCTCGATCTTGAAACGGTGATGTACTTTCAGGAACTGGAGAAATTGTATCGAGGTACCGTAAATGATTTTAGTCTTCATAACATGAAAACTTAACATCTACCTTAAAAGTGTAATAAGTCATTTTCATTCATTTACTCTGTTACTTCGTAGTAGTCTTTTTGTTACACGATCTAAGGAGAAATATGATAAACTGATCACAAATcagtgtctctctctctctctctccaaaccCATGTGAACTTTCTGCACTGAACTTGCACAGTCTACCTTATAGTTGCCAGAAGTTCTTCAACACTTCAGcctcttctggaaagtatgtcCACCATACTATGAaattctctttcttcttcatggACTGTGTGCAAGTCTTTTTCCTCTTTCCTGTAATTCCTGGCTGAAACATCCTATCCAACAGACATAGTGAGAAATATCGAGAGAAAACACAACAGAGTTTGTTACAATTTTTCTGAATGAATATAAATAACTCAGAGAAACAGAGCTCTTATACTCGTCACTCCTTCTTCACTTGACAGCTGTCCTTATTTGATTGGAACCGTTGGTATCTCTCCAACAAACTCCAACTACGACTCTAACAACCTTCTCCCTCCAATCTCTAGCTTCCACGTGTCTTTACTACCTCTTCACTCTGTTTCCTGTACCAAGCTTCTTTCCCGATAAATTCCAGCAACTCACTGACAGAAGGGTCTTTGTGGCTGGACCGGTTACTTTTAAATAGAACAGTGATACTATGCAGTAGTGCTTCATGAGCTAGATGAACTTTACCAGAGTGCgctaaatatttttcattccTGTCTTTAGTTTTTTATCTGTTCCAGGCTCATATCCTTTTTGGTGACTTACTAGGGTTTGTGGGTGCAACAGTCACACCACAACATCTCCTTCTCAACAGAAACGCTCTTTTCCAGGTGGATTACATCCATACAACTACTGCCTTCCC is part of the Raphanus sativus cultivar WK10039 unplaced genomic scaffold, ASM80110v3 Scaffold0665, whole genome shotgun sequence genome and encodes:
- the LOC108849423 gene encoding dihydroorotase, mitochondrial, whose amino-acid sequence is MELTITQPDDWHLHLRDGDLLQAVVPHSASHFRRAIVMPNLKPPVTSTAAAITYRESIMKALPVGTSFDPLMTLYLTDKTQPQEIKLARESGVVYAVKLYPAGATTNSQDGVTDLFGKCLPVLEEMVKQNMPLLVHGEVTDPSIDVFDREKIFIETVLQPLIQRLPQLKVVMEHITTMDAVNFVESCKEGFVGATVTPQHLLLNRNALFQGGLQPHNYCLPVLKREIHREAIVKAVTSGSKKFFLGTDSAPHERRRKETSCGCAGIYSAPVALSLYAKVFDEAGALDKLEAFTSFNGPDFYGLPRNSSKTTLKKAPWKVPEVLSFSFGEIVPMFAGETLQWQASFE